The following proteins are co-located in the Seriola aureovittata isolate HTS-2021-v1 ecotype China chromosome 7, ASM2101889v1, whole genome shotgun sequence genome:
- the crppa gene encoding D-ribitol-5-phosphate cytidylyltransferase, with amino-acid sequence MNMEGDNCDPDRPAHPGIFPAGEGGQSYHQPWERSMDFPVSVVLPAGGTGERTGLQTPKQFCSFLGRPLISYTIQSFERVSWIQSIVVVVAKENMDLMTDIIQRFQHRKVRVVPGGSTRHRSICNGVLALGGQGEEQERLPADKPKVVIIHDAVRPFVEEDFLYKIAMAAKEQGAAGAIRPLVSTVIATTSEGYLDHSLERARYRASEMPQGFTYDVIYQAYQRCTESDFDFGTECLHLALQYCGTNAKLIEGPPTLWKVTYKRDLAAAESIIKETLSRSACVITGGSAGAVTLADALQKAAGALDMELDVVPDLKGDNGRYLLKEWNFIQVSVNHSSLSEVESMLKDLEAASRALLHPLVVIWVHLSGSDELSVSGETPEPAAIADVASAAKLRNILLYGIQLHQSKDTERWERSVLRVAEITSALIRERSPALVGQLLQA; translated from the exons ATGAATATGGAGGGCGATAACTGTGATCCGGACAGGCCCGCTCATCCCGGGATTTTCCCAGCCGGCGAAGGCGGGCAGAGCTACCACCAGCCGTGGGAACGCAGCATGGACTTCCCGGTGTCTGTAGTTCTACCTGCCGGCGGCACCGGAGAGAGAACCGGACTACAAACACCAAAGCAGTTCTGCTCGTTTCTGGGAAGACCGCTCATAAGCTACACTATCCAGTCTTTTGAGAG GGTGTCATGGATCCAGAGCATCGTGGTTGTTGTTGCCAAAGAAAACATGGACCTGATGACGGACATCATCCAGCGCTTCCAGCACAGGAAGGTTCGGGTGGTGCCAGGCGGCTCGACTAGACACAGGTCAATCTGCAACGGGGTCCTGGCTCTGGGCGGGCagggggaggagcaggagaggctACCGGCCGACAAGCCGAAGGTGGTCATCATCCATGATGCTGTGCGGCCCTTTGTCGAGGAGGACTTTCTGTACAAGATCGCCATGGCTGCTAAGGAACAAGGG GCAGCGGGAGCCATCCGACCGCTTGTCTCCACAGTGATCGCCACCACATCAGAGGGATACCTGGACCACTCTCTGGAGCGAGCCAGATACAGAGCCAGCGAGATGCCTCAGGGATTCACATACGACGTCATCTATCAAGCCTATCAGAGG TGCACCGAGTCCGACTTTGACTTTGGCACCGAGTGTCTCCATCTGGCTCTGCAGTACTGTGGCACCAACGCCAAGCTCATCGAGGGTCCGCCAACACTGTGGAAG GTGACCTACAAACGGGATTTAGCTGCTGCAGAGTCGATTATCAAAG AGACTCTATCCCGGTCGGCCTGCGTTATCACCGGTGGGTCAGCAGGAGCTGTGACGTTGGCTGACGCCCTCCAGAAGGCTGCTGGAGCTCTGGACATG GAGCTGGACGTCGTCCCGGATCTGAAGGGAGACAACGGCAGGTATCTGTTAAAGGAGTGGAACTTCATCCAGGTTTCT GTGAATCATTCTTCCCTTTCTGAAGTGGAGTCCATGCTGAAGGATCTGGAGGCGGCGAGTCGAGCTCTTCTTCACCCGCTGGTCGTCATTTGG GTGCATTTGAGCGGTTCGGATGAGCTGTCCGTCAGCGGGGAGACGCCGGAGCCAGCGGCAATCGCGGACGTGGCCTCGGCAGCCAAGCTCCGAAACATCCTCCTCTATGGCATCCAGCTTCATCAGTCAAAG